CCCAGCTCCTCCCGTAGTTGACGAGGCCAAAGCTGCCCGCATGGCCGCGGCCCAGGCGCGGGCCCGTGGCAAGAAGCCCGCTCCGGCCCCCAGGAAGCCAGCCGCCACGCCAGCCCCAACTGAGGCTGCTCCGGTTGCCAGCACGCCGCCCGCTGCAAACCCGGCGCCGAAGCCGGTGCCTGCTTCTACGCCGGCTTCCACACCTGCCGCGTCGGCGCCGGCTACTGCTGCCACACCAGCTCCGGCGGCACCAGCCTCAGCAGTGCCTGCCGTGCCGTACAAGACCAACCTGAGTGCCCCGCACGTGGTGGTGCTGGTGCTGGCGAAGGATGCGGCGGTGCTGCCGAGCTTGCCGGGGCAGCTGACTTCCTATAATGGCCGTTATTTCAAGGCCAACAACCTGCAGGTGCGCCAGCAAAGCTTGGGCTCGGCACAGGAACTGGTAGTGGTAGAGCCATTTGCCGGCTCCAAAGTGGCCCAGAGCTACGCCCTCAAGCTGCGGGGGCCTCAGTCGCCGCTTAGCAAGCTGCGCGGGGCGGGTTACCAAACCCTGTTAATCAGTATTGATAATCTGCCGCTGCTGCTGCAAAGCGGCGACCTAGACGCGTACCAGCGTTTTTATCAGCAACAGTACCGCTAGCCTGCACGGTAGCACACGGGCAGCACCTGCTTGGCGGGTGCTGCCCGTGTGTCCGGCGGGTAGTAGCCTTTTTCTTTTTCAGAATGCCCACTTCTAAAACTAAGTCGTCGTTTCGGAAAGCAACCCAGCCCGGCCGCTATTCACGGTTTGTTCGCACGCTCTGGGTGCTGTTTGGGGGTGGCGTGCTGGCCTCGATTCTTTTCGTTTTCGCCGTTAGCATCAACTTCCTGAACCTGTTTGGGCGCATGCCCAACCTGCGCACGCTCGAAAACCCCAAGAGTGAGCTGGCCTCCGAAATTTACTCCGCCGACGGGGCACTCATGGGCAAGTACTTCCGCGAGAACCGCACGCCCGTGGAGTACGAGGACCTGCCCCAGCACCTGATCGACGGCCTGCTGGCTACCGAGGACGTGCGCTTTGCTGAGCACTCCGGCATCGACCTGAAAGGCATGGCCGCCATTCCGTACTACATGGCCACGGGGCGCGTGCGGCGCGGCTCCAGCACGCTCACCCAGCAGGTAGCCAAGCTGCTGTTCCGCACCCGCGAAGACCTCAACGACGGCCGCCTGAACGACGTGCCCGGCCTGCGGATGCTCATCACCAAAACCAAGGAGTGGATACTCTCGGTGCGGCTGGAGCGCAACTACACCAAGCGCGAAATCCTGCGCATGTACCTGAACACGGCCGAGTTTGGGTCCAATGCCTTTGGTATTCACACGGCCGCCAAAACCTTCTTCAACAAGCGCCCCCGCGACCTGAAACTGGAGGAAGCCGCTCTGCTGGTGGGGCTGGTAAACGGGCCGTCGTGGTTTAACCCGGTGCGCAACCCCGAACGGTCCCGCAAGCGCCGCGACTGGGTGCTGAACCAGATGCGCAAGTACGGCTATATCCAGGAGCCCGCCTACGCCGCGGCCGTAGCCAAGCCCATCAAGCTCGACTACAAGGTTGAAAACCAGAACGAGGGTATTGCGCCTTACTTCCGCGTCGAAGTAAGCAAGATGCTGCGGCAGTGGGCCAAGGAAACCGAGCACGACCTCTACGCCGACGGCCTGAAAATCTACACCACCATCGACTCGCGGATGCAGAAGTACGCTGAGTCGGCGGTGGCTGAGCACATGAAGCTGCAGCAGCGGTGGTTCGACCAGCACTGGCGCGGGCAGCAGCCCTGGCGCGACGAAAACGGCCGCGTCATTCCCAACTTCCTCAGCACGGCCATCCAGCGCACCGAGCGGTACGCGGCCCTCAAAAACCGTTTCCCCGACAAC
This region of Hymenobacter sp. YIM 151500-1 genomic DNA includes:
- a CDS encoding penicillin-binding protein 1A, yielding MPTSKTKSSFRKATQPGRYSRFVRTLWVLFGGGVLASILFVFAVSINFLNLFGRMPNLRTLENPKSELASEIYSADGALMGKYFRENRTPVEYEDLPQHLIDGLLATEDVRFAEHSGIDLKGMAAIPYYMATGRVRRGSSTLTQQVAKLLFRTREDLNDGRLNDVPGLRMLITKTKEWILSVRLERNYTKREILRMYLNTAEFGSNAFGIHTAAKTFFNKRPRDLKLEEAALLVGLVNGPSWFNPVRNPERSRKRRDWVLNQMRKYGYIQEPAYAAAVAKPIKLDYKVENQNEGIAPYFRVEVSKMLRQWAKETEHDLYADGLKIYTTIDSRMQKYAESAVAEHMKLQQRWFDQHWRGQQPWRDENGRVIPNFLSTAIQRTERYAALKNRFPDNKDSIKYYLNKKYRMKVFTWNGGEKEVLMSPMDSLAYYKRLLHSGFMAMNPLNGQVKAWVGGINFKYIKYDHVKQGRRQPGSTFKPFVYVAAIDQGYSPCYQRPDVPTTFPAERGRPAYTPRNFEGSYSGRSFTLRQALARSLNSITAWLVQKLGPETVVSYAKRLGITSPIEAVPAVGFGSSDVSIYELTGAYSTFVNKGVWTAPMMVMRIEDKNGNLLREFIPQTREALSEETAYLMTYMLRGATEEPGGTSIILKGGFKFPYEIGAKTGTTSNYSDAWFMGLTPDLACGTWVGGEDRSIHFRTGTYGQGSRLALPIYGLFMRKVYADKSIGINTGPFPKPTQPLSIETDCSRYYEGATQRDTIPSDQKLNQVQLDDLNEEDI